One segment of Bacillus alkalisoli DNA contains the following:
- a CDS encoding Gfo/Idh/MocA family protein: MTIKVGIVGLGVVGQRLIHQIFKHEDFEIAALCDLNEAICMKTSESLGNIPYYTDYRELLESGEIQLIYVAVPPAFHYEVVMAAFDHGKHVLCEKPLANSLKEAEEMLHKANEMNVVHAIHFPLPYDIPFQLLHNAVQSETIGELKRITLKMHFHEWPRPWQQTPWIGKREQGGFIREIMPHYLQMIVHLYGEMQTTTCTINYPENGVDSELEILATLTLKNGVKVMVDGLVGQAEQEHISFIVHGSNQSFAIDNWREVSVANNNEAFKNMPTDHLESNRTLLDELKKAIQNESAFLINFEEGLKVQKVLESILESGE; this comes from the coding sequence ATGACCATTAAAGTTGGAATAGTTGGCCTTGGTGTTGTTGGCCAGCGTTTAATTCATCAAATTTTCAAACATGAAGACTTTGAAATAGCTGCTCTTTGCGACCTAAATGAAGCCATTTGCATGAAAACTTCAGAATCTTTAGGAAACATACCTTACTACACTGACTACAGAGAGTTATTGGAAAGCGGAGAAATTCAATTAATATATGTTGCTGTACCTCCTGCGTTTCATTATGAAGTCGTTATGGCTGCATTTGACCATGGAAAACATGTGTTATGTGAAAAACCGCTCGCTAACTCATTAAAGGAAGCCGAAGAAATGCTTCATAAAGCAAACGAAATGAATGTAGTACATGCCATTCACTTTCCACTACCATATGACATTCCATTTCAATTACTACATAATGCCGTTCAAAGCGAAACAATAGGTGAGCTTAAACGAATCACTTTAAAAATGCATTTTCATGAATGGCCAAGACCATGGCAGCAAACACCTTGGATTGGAAAACGAGAGCAGGGTGGATTTATTAGAGAAATCATGCCACATTATTTACAAATGATTGTACACCTTTATGGAGAGATGCAAACAACCACATGCACGATCAACTATCCAGAAAATGGAGTAGATAGTGAATTAGAAATTTTAGCAACGTTAACATTAAAAAACGGAGTTAAAGTAATGGTAGATGGTTTAGTTGGCCAGGCAGAACAAGAACATATCTCTTTTATTGTTCACGGATCAAATCAATCTTTTGCCATCGACAATTGGCGAGAAGTGAGCGTAGCAAACAATAACGAAGCGTTTAAAAATATGCCGACTGATCACCTTGAATCAAACCGAACACTACTCGATGAACTAAAAAAAGCCATTCAAAACGAATCGGCATTTTTAATTAATTTTGAAGAAGGATTAAAAGTTCAAAAAGTACTTGAATCGATTTTAGAAAGTGGAGAATAG
- a CDS encoding CAP domain-containing protein, whose amino-acid sequence MNHFKLFLAALILLALTACGMNQGAQNSPNQNTGMDENLNTQQVNYRGDVRDGGQRLGDRLMGQGNRGMSQADRSLRQVTQRDNRSVNFQTNEVQQVRNGGYLTIDPNSYSTSTPSEKFPHSQKIQDGPFSVYKFELGRKEFRIPGGKGGQAASPEQGQPAPTPEQEQQQSEAPAQPAPEQQQPEAPAQPAPEQQQPEAPAQPAPETQQQEEAQQEQGNAEQRASQEGISETEMRVIELTNAERRKAGLSDLKADKEISNVARQKSADMQQNNYFSHTSPTYGSPFDMMRDFGISYNTAGENIAMGQRTPEEVVQAWMNSEGHRKNILSPNFTHIGVGYVENGHYWTQMFVGR is encoded by the coding sequence TTGAATCATTTCAAATTGTTTCTTGCTGCTCTAATATTGCTTGCTTTAACAGCTTGTGGTATGAACCAAGGAGCGCAAAACTCACCTAATCAAAACACTGGAATGGATGAAAATTTAAATACACAACAGGTTAACTATCGTGGAGATGTTCGTGATGGCGGACAACGTCTTGGCGATCGTTTAATGGGTCAAGGTAATAGAGGAATGAGTCAAGCTGACCGTTCTTTACGTCAAGTAACTCAACGTGACAACCGTTCTGTAAATTTTCAAACGAATGAAGTTCAACAAGTTCGTAACGGTGGATACTTAACCATTGATCCAAACTCTTATAGCACAAGCACTCCAAGTGAAAAGTTTCCACATAGTCAAAAGATTCAAGATGGTCCATTTTCAGTTTATAAATTTGAATTAGGTAGAAAAGAATTCCGTATTCCTGGTGGAAAAGGTGGTCAAGCAGCATCTCCAGAGCAAGGACAACCTGCTCCAACACCAGAACAAGAACAACAGCAATCTGAGGCACCTGCCCAACCTGCTCCAGAGCAACAGCAACCAGAAGCACCTGCCCAACCTGCTCCAGAGCAACAGCAACCAGAAGCACCTGCTCAACCTGCACCTGAAACACAACAACAAGAAGAAGCACAACAAGAACAAGGTAATGCAGAACAACGCGCTTCACAAGAAGGTATCAGTGAAACAGAAATGCGTGTTATTGAGTTAACAAATGCTGAAAGAAGAAAAGCTGGCTTATCTGATTTAAAAGCTGATAAGGAAATTAGTAATGTAGCACGACAAAAATCTGCTGATATGCAACAAAACAATTATTTCTCTCATACAAGCCCTACTTACGGATCACCGTTTGATATGATGAGGGACTTTGGTATTTCCTATAATACAGCTGGTGAAAATATTGCGATGGGACAACGCACACCTGAAGAGGTCGTTCAAGCATGGATGAATAGTGAAGGACACCGTAAAAACATCTTAAGCCCTAATTTCACACATATTGGTGTAGGGTATGTTGAAAATGGCCATTACTGGACACAAATGTTTGTTGGTCGTTAA
- a CDS encoding AAA domain-containing protein, with the protein MTILTYINEWEKAIQAEIHHLKKYGSNKYLLKNGHLVSTENNYQYYFPSRNQLFIPIGAQIKLEYGKSTYEGTILSSDGSSVILSFENSIGDLISEAWIFYDPWELLDELYTRVGEIKKSKKKLSRVKKLLFPTHPLKPTSKESTSTVEKLYIQTKNNPVTFVWGPPGTGKTYTLARVAANHYVKGRRILLLSHSNQAVDVLVQELTAFTKRKNVYKTGEIIRYGQTPIHVDFDTTNKLIEENDPQLTSDRENLTEQRKLLKSDLNQSFSKRDYDTLLEVESKLSRLQERIRQKELKILEEAKVIGTTLAKAARDQNIYESDYDVVILDEASMAYIPQSAFAASLGKRIIICGDFKQLPPIASGRHPLIEKWLKEDVFNGAGIVESVSSDTLHPHLFLLKEQRRMHPHISSFTNKYIYHSLVGDHPTVGQARESIAEIEPFPKIASALLDTSFMGMNCITERTSGSRMNVWHLLLSFQLIYEAYKAGSTSIGYVTPYRAQAVLMESLLEGTLKKEREQATISAATVHRFQGSERDVMIYDSVDSFPFERPGMLLTGKNNDRLINVAVTRSKGKFIHVCDRHFITKTTSTNKTIRQLVKHQTEQRAIVSSEMIGKWIKNQHPKVKWFHARKTDFIFQDIKQAKKSVVISIPNSDKLPEEWTKELNAIKNNVIVKIMASPSMENLTKHTQTETDIPFPILIIDEEIFWLGAPVECIQHTRPPYVAIRVQSNHFIEQLTSQLNSFQNI; encoded by the coding sequence ATGACTATTCTAACTTACATAAATGAATGGGAAAAAGCCATTCAAGCAGAAATACACCATTTAAAAAAGTATGGCAGCAATAAATACTTATTAAAAAATGGTCATCTTGTCTCAACCGAAAATAATTATCAATATTATTTTCCTTCCCGAAACCAGCTTTTTATACCAATTGGTGCTCAAATCAAGTTAGAATATGGAAAATCCACCTATGAAGGAACTATTCTTTCTTCTGATGGTTCAAGTGTCATTTTATCTTTTGAAAATTCAATTGGTGACCTAATCTCAGAAGCATGGATATTTTACGATCCGTGGGAACTGCTAGATGAACTTTACACAAGGGTAGGGGAAATAAAGAAAAGTAAGAAAAAGCTTTCTAGAGTAAAAAAGTTATTGTTTCCTACTCATCCATTAAAACCAACATCGAAGGAAAGCACTTCAACAGTTGAAAAACTATATATTCAAACCAAAAACAACCCTGTCACATTTGTGTGGGGACCACCTGGAACAGGAAAAACGTATACGTTAGCAAGAGTAGCTGCTAACCACTATGTGAAAGGACGACGAATTTTACTTTTATCGCATAGCAACCAAGCGGTGGACGTCTTAGTTCAAGAATTAACTGCTTTCACTAAAAGAAAAAACGTTTATAAAACGGGTGAAATTATTAGGTATGGCCAAACGCCAATTCATGTGGATTTTGACACAACTAATAAGCTTATAGAAGAAAATGATCCACAACTTACAAGTGACCGCGAAAATTTGACAGAACAGAGAAAGCTATTAAAATCCGATTTAAACCAATCGTTTAGTAAACGGGATTACGATACGTTACTTGAAGTGGAGAGTAAGCTTTCCCGCCTTCAAGAAAGAATAAGACAAAAAGAATTGAAAATTTTAGAAGAAGCAAAAGTTATCGGCACTACGCTTGCTAAAGCAGCAAGAGACCAAAACATTTACGAAAGTGACTATGATGTAGTTATTTTAGATGAAGCAAGTATGGCCTATATTCCGCAATCAGCATTTGCCGCTTCCCTTGGAAAACGTATCATCATTTGTGGAGATTTTAAGCAACTCCCGCCAATTGCTTCAGGGAGACATCCACTTATTGAAAAATGGTTAAAGGAAGATGTTTTTAATGGGGCAGGTATCGTGGAATCTGTCTCATCCGATACTTTACATCCACATCTTTTTTTATTAAAAGAGCAACGTAGAATGCATCCACATATTTCGTCGTTTACGAACAAATATATATATCATTCATTAGTAGGTGACCATCCAACCGTTGGGCAGGCGCGTGAAAGTATTGCGGAAATAGAACCATTCCCTAAAATAGCATCCGCTCTTTTAGACACTTCCTTTATGGGAATGAATTGCATAACAGAAAGAACGTCTGGCTCTCGAATGAATGTATGGCACTTATTATTGTCTTTTCAACTAATTTACGAAGCATATAAAGCTGGCTCTACATCCATCGGATACGTCACTCCGTACCGTGCCCAAGCGGTATTAATGGAATCATTACTTGAAGGAACTTTAAAAAAAGAAAGGGAACAGGCAACTATCTCCGCCGCAACTGTTCATCGATTTCAAGGTAGCGAAAGAGATGTGATGATTTATGACTCCGTCGATAGCTTTCCTTTTGAACGCCCAGGTATGCTTTTAACCGGAAAAAACAATGATCGTCTTATAAACGTTGCTGTTACCCGTTCTAAAGGTAAGTTCATTCATGTTTGCGACCGACATTTTATAACAAAAACAACTAGTACGAATAAAACAATCCGCCAGCTTGTGAAACACCAGACAGAGCAACGAGCAATCGTTTCATCCGAAATGATTGGCAAGTGGATAAAAAATCAACACCCTAAAGTGAAGTGGTTTCACGCAAGAAAGACGGATTTCATCTTTCAAGATATAAAACAGGCAAAAAAGTCGGTTGTTATTTCTATACCTAATAGCGACAAACTCCCGGAAGAATGGACGAAGGAGCTTAATGCTATTAAAAACAACGTGATTGTCAAAATTATGGCATCTCCCAGCATGGAAAATTTGACGAAACATACCCAAACAGAAACAGATATACCTTTTCCAATATTAATCATTGATGAAGAAATATTTTGGTTAGGCGCTCCAGTTGAATGTATTCAACATACACGACCACCATACGTGGCTATCCGTGTTCAATCAAACCATTTTATCGAGCAATTAACATCCCAACTAAACTCGTTTCAAAACATATAG
- a CDS encoding SEC-C domain-containing protein: protein MRNDPCPCGSGKKHKKCCLKKAAIVETAKIKEERFLQRKHDLVNKLNRYVNETLSFNEYNQLYFIFQKRTENKINKNFEKGFFQFWLFFFYKSEGKRIVEEFADHNKDKLPINEMELLNTWVSLKPQLVQAIQDTEETITFEDMFSKKTYKVARVKENAAHSLPWFGTVSLLEEFNKSFYFNGAKLFVEPLRLYEAKQKILTLAKEEKMSVESVMIDYYPELLAILLDDSQKSIAEKKIEEITALYETESEENLLEQFHQNIHFVKSGTGGVKHFTWVADWHEYEDSQLEGKVHIAEVKATISIKDHVMEVTSFNQSFITKLATDLAATGIVLTKTDERVNSYSVRETVEIKNFSIHIPEDAKEYFALYAQAQYMLYENKSILMFDSLTPSALKDHGKLEQLETWLKQEEYQIHAQLAKHFGKVAVTPDFNTYRKMMGLPLSKYVTDNSSRTSTVTKLNFVNNEAVESLQVLGFTPYTAESFFAKDMLAFYEEKTEGKSKGTIRKYRNSLHDLREIFETTKCTSWDTMNLDFWKNVMTIEFYNLYEYVSPTGEKDFISVTKAFAKWVDEKHNTLNYKHIMNALK, encoded by the coding sequence ATGAGAAATGATCCATGTCCATGTGGTAGTGGAAAAAAACACAAAAAATGTTGCTTAAAAAAAGCAGCAATAGTTGAAACAGCTAAAATAAAAGAGGAAAGATTTTTACAACGAAAACACGACCTAGTTAACAAACTAAACCGTTACGTAAATGAAACACTCTCCTTTAACGAATACAACCAACTATACTTTATCTTTCAAAAAAGAACCGAAAACAAAATAAACAAAAACTTTGAAAAAGGATTTTTTCAATTTTGGTTATTTTTCTTCTATAAATCTGAAGGCAAACGAATTGTTGAGGAGTTTGCTGACCATAATAAAGACAAGCTGCCCATTAACGAAATGGAACTATTAAATACTTGGGTTTCGTTAAAACCTCAACTAGTTCAAGCGATTCAGGATACAGAGGAAACCATCACATTTGAAGATATGTTCTCTAAAAAAACGTACAAAGTAGCGAGAGTAAAAGAAAATGCAGCTCACTCATTGCCATGGTTCGGTACCGTTTCATTATTAGAAGAATTTAACAAGAGTTTTTATTTTAATGGAGCAAAACTATTCGTAGAACCACTTCGATTATATGAGGCAAAACAAAAAATCTTAACACTAGCTAAAGAAGAAAAGATGAGCGTAGAAAGCGTAATGATAGATTATTATCCAGAGCTTTTGGCTATTTTACTTGATGACTCACAGAAAAGTATCGCAGAGAAAAAGATTGAAGAAATAACCGCCTTATACGAAACGGAAAGTGAAGAAAACTTACTTGAGCAATTCCACCAAAACATACATTTTGTAAAAAGCGGCACAGGTGGAGTAAAACACTTCACTTGGGTAGCAGATTGGCATGAATACGAGGATAGTCAATTAGAAGGAAAAGTGCACATAGCAGAAGTAAAGGCAACGATTTCTATAAAGGATCATGTAATGGAAGTCACTTCTTTCAACCAATCTTTCATTACTAAACTAGCGACAGACTTAGCGGCAACAGGAATTGTTTTAACAAAAACAGATGAGAGAGTAAATTCTTATTCCGTTAGAGAAACCGTCGAGATTAAAAACTTCTCTATTCATATTCCAGAAGATGCGAAAGAATACTTCGCTCTATACGCTCAAGCGCAATACATGTTGTATGAAAACAAGTCAATATTAATGTTTGATTCGTTAACGCCATCTGCATTAAAAGATCATGGAAAGTTAGAGCAGCTAGAAACTTGGTTAAAACAAGAAGAGTATCAGATTCATGCACAACTAGCTAAACATTTTGGCAAAGTTGCTGTGACACCAGACTTTAACACCTATCGTAAAATGATGGGTTTACCTTTATCCAAGTATGTAACTGATAATTCTTCCCGTACTAGTACAGTTACAAAATTAAACTTTGTGAACAACGAAGCCGTAGAATCTTTACAAGTTCTAGGTTTTACTCCGTATACAGCCGAAAGCTTTTTCGCTAAAGATATGCTTGCCTTTTATGAAGAAAAAACCGAAGGCAAATCAAAAGGAACGATAAGAAAATATAGAAACAGTTTACATGACTTACGAGAGATCTTTGAAACAACTAAATGTACATCATGGGACACTATGAATCTAGACTTTTGGAAAAACGTCATGACTATAGAGTTTTATAATCTATATGAATATGTAAGTCCAACAGGGGAAAAGGATTTTATTAGTGTAACAAAGGCTTTTGCGAAGTGGGTGGATGAGAAACATAATACATTGAACTATAAGCATATTATGAATGCGCTAAAATAA
- a CDS encoding CoxG family protein, with product MPTETCTIVVYKPIQSVWSFVSDINNWAPLVPGYIEHEIMNARESTWKFKSDVGMFKKKVHLKVNITSWEEPSRVTFTLTGINEKFTGYGFFSAESKTSETTIMTGALSITAEGALGKMVNNILKSSLPEMTNEFTHAVANEIENKINTY from the coding sequence ATGCCTACTGAAACATGCACCATTGTCGTATACAAACCCATTCAATCGGTATGGTCGTTCGTAAGTGATATAAACAATTGGGCTCCACTAGTACCTGGTTATATAGAGCATGAAATTATGAATGCTCGTGAGTCCACATGGAAATTTAAAAGTGATGTAGGAATGTTTAAAAAGAAAGTACATTTAAAAGTAAACATTACAAGTTGGGAAGAACCTTCGAGAGTGACCTTTACCCTCACAGGCATCAATGAAAAATTCACAGGTTATGGCTTTTTTTCTGCTGAAAGTAAAACAAGTGAAACAACTATAATGACAGGAGCTTTATCCATAACCGCCGAAGGAGCTCTAGGCAAAATGGTCAACAATATACTAAAATCTAGCCTACCAGAAATGACAAACGAATTTACTCACGCTGTCGCAAACGAAATAGAAAACAAAATAAATACTTACTAG
- a CDS encoding M20 family metallopeptidase produces the protein MTDLIINSVEAIKDELLHISQYIWHNPELGHEEVKACEILTNSLKKHNFNVEVGICDLPTAFRATYDSGIEGPTIGYMCEYDALPEIGHACGHNLIATMGLGAGIALSKVIEQTGGKVIVYGTPAEETKGGKVTMAEQGIFDELDVALMVHPSSNYQKSGTSLAMDAIQFEFFGKTSHAAASPEKGINALDAVIQTFNGINAMRQHVTSDARIHGIISEGGKAANIVPDYAVAQFYVRAKTRSYVNELVEKVQAIAEGAALMTGAKMKMSNYELSYDNLITNETLSNSFTDSLVELGVKREEILEESKGYGSLDMGNVSLVCPSIHPYVQISDTPCSGHTIEFRDASKSDKGQEAMILAAKAMAITGLDVLTNKELLHKIKEEFIQSENK, from the coding sequence ATGACAGACTTAATTATAAATTCCGTCGAAGCAATCAAAGACGAATTATTACATATTAGCCAATACATATGGCACAACCCAGAACTTGGTCATGAAGAAGTCAAAGCATGTGAAATACTAACAAACAGCTTAAAAAAACATAACTTTAACGTCGAAGTAGGTATTTGTGATTTACCAACTGCCTTCCGAGCAACATATGATAGTGGAATAGAAGGTCCTACAATCGGATATATGTGTGAATACGATGCACTACCTGAAATTGGACATGCTTGTGGTCATAATTTAATCGCAACAATGGGCTTAGGTGCTGGAATAGCCCTATCAAAAGTGATCGAACAAACCGGTGGAAAAGTAATCGTGTACGGCACACCAGCTGAAGAAACAAAAGGCGGAAAAGTCACCATGGCCGAACAAGGTATTTTTGACGAACTAGATGTAGCCTTGATGGTTCATCCTTCATCAAACTATCAAAAGAGCGGAACATCCCTTGCGATGGACGCTATCCAATTCGAATTTTTCGGTAAAACATCACATGCCGCTGCAAGCCCTGAAAAAGGAATTAACGCGCTAGATGCCGTTATCCAAACATTCAATGGAATTAACGCAATGAGACAGCATGTTACGAGTGACGCACGAATTCACGGAATCATTTCTGAAGGTGGGAAAGCTGCAAATATCGTACCTGATTATGCTGTTGCTCAGTTTTATGTTCGAGCTAAAACGAGAAGCTATGTTAACGAGCTTGTGGAAAAAGTACAAGCAATAGCAGAAGGTGCTGCCTTAATGACTGGCGCAAAAATGAAAATGTCTAACTACGAACTTTCTTACGACAACTTAATAACAAACGAAACACTTTCTAATAGTTTTACTGATTCATTAGTAGAACTTGGCGTAAAACGTGAAGAAATATTAGAAGAAAGCAAAGGCTACGGCTCATTAGACATGGGAAATGTAAGCTTAGTTTGTCCCTCTATTCACCCTTACGTTCAAATAAGTGATACACCGTGTTCTGGTCATACAATCGAATTCCGAGATGCTTCAAAAAGTGACAAAGGCCAAGAAGCGATGATTTTAGCAGCAAAAGCAATGGCAATTACCGGGCTTGATGTACTCACAAATAAAGAACTATTGCACAAAATTAAAGAAGAGTTCATTCAAAGTGAAAATAAATGA
- a CDS encoding alanyl-tRNA editing protein, translated as MTNKLYYQDPTIKTFQANILKSEIDENGNNYVVLDQTHFYPTGGGQPHDTGFINNAEVIDVEEVNDEIRHFTKNRLTVGEKVTASINWDCRFDHMQQHCGQHILSAALASLYSYQTISFHLGKETCTIDLETNSISEEELLEAERLSNEIILENRPIETKWITEEELSHYPLRKTPSVNENIRLVIIPDFDYNACGGTHPTSTAQVSMLKIMSVEKQKNNVRVHFIAGKRVLQQLERKNIITKKLTHLLNAPEDRLVETASSFMENTKQLEKKLVEYEDTILSLESMSLLRHADRRNNINFVHTLYDQKTMKDIQKLGKFLVEQDDDVLAILVIINDEKFQFVCTRGRNVEVNVNTLVKNILPLIDGKGGGNEIMAQGGGIAMIPYDLFVEELVKQIL; from the coding sequence ATGACAAACAAATTATATTATCAAGACCCAACCATTAAAACTTTTCAAGCAAACATATTAAAATCTGAAATAGACGAAAACGGGAATAATTATGTTGTGTTAGATCAAACTCACTTTTATCCAACAGGTGGTGGCCAACCACACGACACCGGCTTTATAAACAATGCGGAAGTGATCGATGTAGAAGAAGTAAACGATGAAATTCGCCATTTTACAAAAAACAGATTAACTGTTGGTGAAAAGGTGACAGCATCCATCAATTGGGATTGCAGATTCGACCATATGCAACAACACTGTGGCCAACACATCCTATCTGCGGCTTTGGCGTCCCTTTATTCCTATCAAACAATCAGTTTTCATTTAGGAAAAGAAACATGTACGATTGATTTAGAGACAAATTCCATCAGTGAAGAGGAACTACTGGAAGCAGAAAGACTGTCCAACGAAATCATTTTAGAAAATCGACCAATCGAAACGAAGTGGATAACAGAAGAAGAATTGTCACATTATCCATTAAGAAAAACTCCAAGTGTAAATGAAAATATTCGTCTAGTCATTATTCCAGACTTTGATTACAATGCATGTGGAGGGACACATCCTACTTCTACTGCTCAAGTAAGCATGTTAAAAATAATGAGTGTGGAAAAACAGAAGAATAATGTAAGGGTACATTTTATAGCTGGGAAAAGGGTGTTACAACAGCTTGAACGTAAAAATATTATCACAAAAAAACTTACACACTTATTGAATGCACCTGAAGATCGTTTAGTAGAAACAGCTTCATCCTTTATGGAAAACACGAAGCAACTAGAAAAAAAGTTGGTAGAATATGAAGACACCATTTTATCATTAGAATCCATGAGTTTACTCCGACATGCGGACCGTAGAAACAACATAAATTTTGTTCATACACTTTATGATCAAAAAACAATGAAAGACATTCAAAAACTAGGAAAATTTCTAGTAGAGCAAGACGATGATGTATTAGCCATCCTTGTTATTATAAATGACGAAAAGTTTCAATTTGTATGTACTAGAGGTCGTAACGTTGAAGTTAACGTAAATACATTAGTAAAAAATATACTTCCACTTATTGACGGAAAAGGTGGAGGAAATGAAATAATGGCACAAGGTGGGGGAATAGCAATGATTCCATATGACCTTTTTGTCGAGGAATTAGTAAAACAAATTTTATAA
- a CDS encoding LLM class flavin-dependent oxidoreductase, which yields MNNWNSIPLSVLDLAPITEGSNASESFKRSLQLAQTVEKLGFNRYWLAEHHNMRGISSSATSVVIGYIAGGTSKIRVGSGGIMLPNHAPLVIAEQFGTLESMYPGRIDLGLGRAPGSDQLTARALRRDVRSAGDDFPDQVQELQSFFKVDEQAKVRAVPGEGLNIPIWLLGSSGFSAQLAGMLGLPFSFASHFAPGFLMQALQIYYAHFQPSDSLQKPYTMLGVNVIVADTEEEAEQLATSQQLAFLRMIRGQGGQLPPPVDSMETIWSPYEKTMVMEQLKYTFVGTKETVRQQLNAFISETKTDELIINTHVFDHKARVRSYELLMQ from the coding sequence ATGAATAATTGGAACTCTATTCCTTTATCTGTACTTGATTTAGCCCCAATTACAGAAGGTAGTAATGCAAGTGAATCTTTTAAACGCTCGTTACAATTGGCGCAAACAGTGGAGAAATTAGGCTTCAACCGCTACTGGCTAGCAGAACATCATAATATGAGAGGTATATCTAGTTCTGCAACTAGTGTAGTGATAGGTTATATTGCAGGTGGCACGTCTAAAATTAGAGTCGGCTCAGGTGGTATTATGTTACCGAACCATGCACCTCTCGTTATTGCAGAACAGTTCGGTACACTTGAATCGATGTATCCCGGGAGAATTGATTTAGGATTAGGCCGAGCTCCTGGTAGTGATCAACTAACAGCACGTGCTTTACGAAGAGATGTTAGAAGTGCAGGGGATGACTTTCCAGACCAAGTTCAAGAATTACAAAGTTTTTTTAAAGTGGATGAACAGGCAAAAGTAAGAGCTGTACCTGGAGAAGGATTAAATATTCCGATTTGGCTATTAGGCTCTAGTGGATTTAGTGCACAATTAGCAGGAATGCTCGGTTTACCATTCTCGTTTGCCAGCCACTTTGCACCAGGCTTTTTAATGCAAGCCTTGCAAATTTATTATGCACATTTCCAGCCTTCTGACTCGTTACAAAAACCATACACTATGCTTGGAGTAAACGTAATCGTCGCAGATACAGAAGAAGAAGCTGAACAATTAGCCACTAGCCAGCAATTAGCCTTTTTACGGATGATAAGAGGCCAAGGAGGACAACTGCCACCACCAGTTGATTCGATGGAAACAATCTGGTCTCCATACGAAAAAACAATGGTCATGGAGCAATTAAAATACACGTTTGTCGGCACAAAAGAAACAGTTCGCCAACAACTCAATGCATTCATCTCCGAAACCAAAACCGACGAACTAATCATCAACACACACGTCTTCGACCACAAAGCAAGAGTACGATCTTATGAACTATTGATGCAATAA